The nucleotide window TTTTCTATCTTTCTTGCGTCTGCAATACAAAAACAATTGAAAATCCATTAAAATGTTATATTGAGAGATGTTAttgtatttataaaaaataatatatataccagtAGGGTTGTAGGTTTTGATTATGGAGTTTGCACAGCCAGTGGTACAATCGAAGATGGCAGGTGGGGGATTAAGTTTGCATGCTATTATGCAAAGAGCCGTGCAAATTACAATACTTCGAGGATTGATTTGAGGAAGGCATTTAAGTGCACACTCTTTAGCACAGGAGCCTATCCCTTCTTTTACACCATGCTCAACATCTAAATTTTCAATAGCTCGCACTTCATTTACTAGCATAGCCATTATCATCAACACCATCAAGCTTATCGCCATGATCTTCTTTGCACCCATGACTACAACACACAATATTGTATCTGATTTATTTTTACGAGTGTTATTTTCGTTATATTTTATTGTGCAAAGTGAAGGGTTGAATAAAATCCATATTTATAGGGTTGAGTTGATCAAGGGCTTTGTTCTTTTTATAGGAAAAGAGTGCTTTTAAAGGCAAGTTAATCCAGGAATATTATGATTTCTCTTACTTTTGTATATCCTATCTTTTAGAATcaatttgatggtgaaattttttATCCAATTTCTTTTGCGAACAACAATATTGATTCACCAATAATcaacaaattaaattacttattacATACATTAATCTTTCATGTCCTTTTCAAGCGGTCGTAGCTTAGTTATTTCTTCATGTCATattaattttaagaaaaatataaattatagatAGTTGTATAACCCAAATGAAGTAGTATTCAACATAGTTTCtttttacatattttttcttaataaagcattaaaatataatttatttcttaaattgaatataaaatataaataccaATATATcctaaaaaattcaaattaaacaatctatcaacaaaataaaattaCAGCTTTCGTACCAACATGAATTCATATTAAATTGTtagatttatttcaatttttcctATAATTTATTAGGAAGAATACGATTACACTAATATAGTATTTGAATCCTCGTATTTTTAACTTCACTCTTTATTCGAaaagaaattcaaaaaatattGTATAGACTTTGAATGGAAATGTAACATTAATGAATGGATCCAATTTAGAAAAATTTGTATTAAGAAaactaaaataatcaatttatttaGAATATAATAATTTCTAttaatattaagaaataaatattgGTAATGCATTATTTGTTATACATAATGTGTTATTAGGAAGAAATCCACATTCTTTTCATTCTAAGGAAAGCATTAATATTGGTATCTATCATATTAATTcgaatataaatttaaaagataatttattGTTGTATTAAGAAACAATATAATAATGACCAAAACAAGAAGAATATTATATTTGTCGTAAAATATAACCCCATGTCAAAAGTTTCGAGGGTGATAAATGCAATTACATTAAATGACGAAGTTAAAATTGTGTATAGTTTGGAATGGTCAAATGTAAGACCCCAAATCCAGCGTAGACGTTGTAAGCAGGCAAATTCGTCCAGGTTCACATCAAGaccaaataaagaaacaaaaaaaccAAAACAGTCCATTAAATGTccaattacataacaaaacccaaaaaaataacTAACCCAATTACAAATCCCTAACCTAAAACCCTGATGGCCCAATAGGCCCAATGCCTAAACCAAATCTCAGCCAGGGCAAACCCTAGCCTAATGCTTGCGCCGCAACCAGACAACGCCAGACGCTCCAAATATTCAAAGAACTACGCCCACATCCTCAGACGCCAAAGACAAACCCAGTACTCACGCCACGTACACCTATACTTGCAAAAAGGACGAACACACAACAAAACAAAGaacaaatattatatttttttatctatttttttctttctttcttttcgacTATAAAGCCAAGATTTTTAATCTTTGTAAGGGGTTAAGAAATATAGACACACTACGCATACGAAACGATAAAATAGAAAAAAGCAAAGAAAGGTGATTTCCGTTTTGAGTTTCTGGATCTATTGCGTTTTTTCTCTATATGCTTCCTTCGTTTTTTACTTTCTCATTTTTTgcatttaaaaacaaaagaaaagggaaaatgagACCTTACCTTGCGAATCCGCCATTGATCCTCCCTTGCTTCGTCAAAATCGAAGCTAAAGGGGGGATTTTGAGGCCAAAGAGCGACAAGTCGAAGCCAGAAGCACGAGGCGCAGTTCTTGATGGCAGTTTGATGCTTGAGAAGGGGACTTAGGGTTCGGCTAAAGGGGAAAAAGAAAAGGCTAGGGTTGCATAAGAGATTCGGCTGAATGAAGGCATGATTTGGCCTTTTTAAGGAAACAAAAACAGCACCGTTTCAACCAATCTAAATGGTTCAAAAATGAGGTCGTTTGGTAGGAGCCCCGACCCAATCCGTTCCCGAATACCCTCAGGACCCGCGTGTTTTTGCGGTGAAGGGTTATTTGCAAGACTGGCCCTCCCCCTTTTGCACTGCTTCTCAATCAGCTTACATTtgtatttctttgttttttttagaTTATCCCTGTAACTTGCGCGTATTTGCACTTTGGTCCGTGCTTCAGCGCTGCGTTTTGGGGTCTGGATTATTTCCAGATTCGGTCCCTGCGCATTTGCACATGTTGTACGCTggtcctttttttattttttaacaatttattaCATTTATAATTTGTCCCTTccattttaattctattttaattgagtttccttatttatttatttatttattttgtggtTCATTATCATTTTTTTTGAGATACATTCAACATCTTTTTGATCCTTGTTTACTTACTATTTACATTTTAAGCTATTTTAATGATTGCAAAACCACTATTGTAATGCTTCTTTTTtacactattatatatatatatatatatatatatatatatatactttataataAAGTTAATCTTATTTTATGCATATTATTaatcttatattattttatacatataatttcttttaaattttcttaTATTGTATTACATAATCCTACATaatatatcttttaaattattattatatacttatatatatttattgatgcCTATGTTTAATCTATATACATTACTAAACCCATGCATGTTGTACAtatagtttttttatatataagtaTTTTCTTAAATCTatcatatataatttataataaaattaatttaatcttaaataCATTATTAAGTACAAGTTTTTgttacaaataattatttcttAATCTATTTAAGCATATGTTTTGTAAATCTATTGTGTGTATTTTCTAAAATTCTATTTTATCATGCATCTTGGCCACCCATTcatgtttatatattattaagTTCTCCTTTATTGTATgtactttttaaaatattttgacaCCTTGTAcattatttgattttaaaatatttattgtcgaaaccattttcaaatcgagttttggaaaatgggaatcgattttaaaaaacgaaaacgggagtcgccaccaatcttttaggtgtgattggatcacctttaaaacattttgttttaaaatcattagttttggtccacgaaataaaagaatgggttcgggagtcggttacgtacgaagaaggattagcaccctcgtaacgcccaaaaattggtacctaattgattatcaaatgtctttaatgtcggaaatttaaaaaattttaaaatataatcctctttaaaatactttgattttgaaaatttgggttcactcgtatcaaaacattgacactaagttaaccaTTTGGAAATctctatctcgaaacgacaaatcgccacatcTAATAAGTTAGgatacaacgctttgaaattccaagacagttgctcgtattttgaaaatcttaaaaaacttagaagggtacttgactattcgaactcaacgagaaaagttgcaacccaataagttagggcactacttttctcaagctttcaaatactaagcattgccttttttattttataaaacttttaaatattgttttaaatgaccttttagagtgacaattctatattatgaaacatagatattcaaatagcgtatattataaagtattataacactttatataaatgcaatcactatatagagggtaaaatagaataataaaaataatcatgctaagcaaataggaatataccaaaagaaaacataataaatgcactaattatatacaatatatcataaataaaacattaaataatataaaaaatatggtaaatattaatgtgtaaaatatgtatgagtaaaaatagatgacatgcatagcaaatggataaatagaatctacataaaatataaaatccaataatttaatgtatacatgaatggattaataaataaaatgatgcatataatacaatatatcaatgtacatatataaaaatatgcatttgaaagtaaattataaaagtctaagatattacataacatatgaaatacataacataacaataatacattaatgctaaagtaaaacaaatattgtataataataaaaaacataagttttaaaaatatatgtataatataaacaattgataaatagaatgagcatataaaaaaatgtgatatttaataataaatttaaaatataatatataataaaaatatatttataagaataataattatataaaaatataaaatatattggtttagaaaaataatgtataaaatatcaaatatgtaaaataatttatatttataatgaaatgattatataatatatatacatgcatagaaaatatatatttgaaaataaactatataaaaggttaaatattatgatatataaaatacataatcaaatgtataaaagataggaaaaatatacatatttgaaaaatgaagaaattaaaaataaaagagttgaaaaactaagatagacgaagaataaaataagaacaaaccacagagagtaagaacgc belongs to Gossypium arboreum isolate Shixiya-1 chromosome 7, ASM2569848v2, whole genome shotgun sequence and includes:
- the LOC128295137 gene encoding uncharacterized protein LOC128295137; its protein translation is MGAKKIMAISLMVLMIMAMLVNEVRAIENLDVEHGVKEGIGSCAKECALKCLPQINPRSIVICTALCIIACKLNPPPAIFDCTTGCANSIIKTYNPTDARKIENIVDSCYETCKNNN